Proteins co-encoded in one Heptranchias perlo isolate sHepPer1 chromosome 9, sHepPer1.hap1, whole genome shotgun sequence genomic window:
- the LOC137324924 gene encoding fibroin heavy chain-like, which produces MGPGLDGGVSVGPGLDGGVSVGPGLDGGVSVGPGLDGRVSVGPGLDGDVSVGPGLDGGVSVGPGLDGGVSVGPGLDDGVSVGPGLDGGVSVGPGLDGGVSVGPGLDGRVSVGPGLDGGVSVGPGLDGGVNVGPGLDGRVSVGPGLDGGVSVGPGLDGDVSVGPGLDGDVSVGPGLDGGVSVRPGLDGGVSVGPGLDDGLSVGPGLDGGVSVGPGLDGGVSVGPGLDGGVSVGPGLDGGVSVGPGLDGDVSVGPGLDGGVSVGPGLEGGVSVGPGLDGGVSVGPGLDGGVSVGPGLDGGVSVGPGLDGGVSVGPGLDGGVSVGPGLDGGVSVGPGLDGGVSVRPGLDGGVSVGPGLDGGVSVGPGLDGGVSVGPGLDGGVSVGPGLDGGVSVGPGLDGGVSVGPGLDGGVSVGPGLDGGVSVGPGLDGGVSVGPGWTVESVWGLAGRWSQCGAWAGRWSQCGAWAGRRSQCGAWLDGGVSVGPGWTVESVWGLGWTAESVWGLGWTVESVWGLGWTVESVWGLGWTVESVWGLGWTAESVWGLGWTVMSVWGLGWTVESVWGLGWTAESVWGLGWMAESVWGLAGPGQWSPCGA; this is translated from the coding sequence GACGGTGGAGTCAGTGTGGGGCCTGGGCTGGACGGTAGAGTCAGTGTGGGGCCTGGGCTGGAcggtgatgtcagtgtggggcctGGGCTGGACGGTGGAGTCAGTGTGGGGCCTGGGCTGGACGGCGGAGTCAGTGTGGGGCCTGGGCTGGACGATGGAGTCAGTGTGGGGCCTGGGCTGGACGGAGGAGTCAGTGTGGGGCCTGGGCTGGACGGCGGAGTCAGTGTGGGGCCTGGGCTGGACGGTCGAGTCAGTGTGGGGCCTGGGCTGGACGGTGGAGTCAGTGTGGGGCCTGGGCTGGACGGTGGAGTCAATGTGGGGCCTGGGCTGGACGGTCGAGTCAGTGTGGGGCCTGGGCTGGACGGTGGAGTCAGTGTGGGGCCTGGGCTGGAcggtgatgtcagtgtggggcctgggctggacggtgatgtcagtgtggggcctGGGCTGGACGGTGGAGTCAGTGTGCGGCCTGGGCTGGACGGCGGAGTCAGTGTGGGGCCTGGGCTGGACGatggactcagtgtggggcctgggCTGGACGGTGGAGTCAGTGTGGGGCCTGGGCTGGACGGTGGAGTCAGTGTGGGGCCTGGGCTGGACGGTGGAGTCAGTGTGGGGCCTGGGCTGGACGGTGGAGTCAGTGTGGGGCCTGGGCTGGAcggtgatgtcagtgtggggcctGGGCTGGACGGTGGAGTCAGTGTGGGGCCTGGGCTGGAAGGTGGAGTCAGTGTGGGGCCTGGGCTGGACGGCGGAGTCAGTGTGGGGCCTGGGCTGGACGGTGGAGTCAGTGTGGGGCCTGGGCTGGATGGTGGAGTCAGTGTGGGGCCTGGGCTGGACGGCGGAGTCAGTGTGGGGCCTGGGCTGGACGGTGGAGTCAGTGTGGGGCCTGGGCTGGACGGTGGAGTCAGTGTGGGGCCTGGGCTGGACGGTGGAGTCAGTGTGCGGCCTGGGCTGGACGGTGGAGTCAGTGTGGGGCCTGGGCTGGACGGTGGAGTCAGTGTGGGGCCTGGGCTGGACGGTGGAGTCAGTGTGGGGCCTGGGCTGGACGGTGGAGTCAGTGTGGGGCCTGGGCTGGACGGTGGAGTCAGTGTGGGGCCTGGGCTGGACGGTGGAGTCAGTGTGGGGCCTGGGCTGGACGGTGGAGTCAGTGTGGGGCCTGGGCTGGACGGCGGAGTCAGTGTGGGGCCTGGGCTGGACGGCGGAGTCAGTGTGGGGCCTGGCTGGACGGTGGAGTCAGTGTGGGGCCTGGCTGGACGGTGGAGTCAGTGTGGGGCCTGGGCTGGACGGTGGAGTCAGTGTGGGGCCTGGGCTGGACGGCGGAGTCAGTGTGGGGCCTGGCTGGACGGCGGAGTCAGTGTGGGGCCTGGCTGGACGGTGGAGTCAGTGTGGGGCCTGGGCTGGACGGCGGAGTCAGTGTGGGGCCTGGGCTGGACGGTGGAGTCAGTGTGGGGCCTGGGCTGGACGGTGGAGTCAGTGTGGGGCCTGGGCTGGACGGTGGAGTCAGTGTGGGGCCTGGGCTGGACGGCGGAGTCAGTGTGGGGCCTGGGCTGGAcggtgatgtcagtgtggggcctGGGCTGGACGGTGGAGTCAGTGTGGGGCCTGGGCTGGACGGCGGAGTCAGTGTGGGGCCTGGGCTGGATGGCGGAGTCAGTGTGGGGCCTGGCTGGACCTGGACAATGGAGTCCTTGCGGGGCCTGA